Proteins encoded together in one Thermomonospora curvata DSM 43183 window:
- a CDS encoding iron-containing alcohol dehydrogenase family protein: protein MPQLMRSLPAPLSVEVRRGAVAALGELLADRRIATEGRVAIAVGPGQGDAIAEQVRPSLKSCEVFHVAGGTVEAAVELSAKLRSGWYEAVVGIGGGQTIDATKYAATLTGIPMVSVATNLAHDGICSPVASLRHDKGKGSFGVAMPLAMIVDLDYVRAAPERMVRAGIGDVIANFSAVDDWLLAAEDCGEPVDRLALTLARTAAEALLFQRESIESDRFLTVLAEGLVLSGMAMAFAGSSRPASGGDHEILHAIDQLFPGTANHGELAGIGAAFCYFLRERFLGERNGRLAEIIECLDRHGLPKLPGDIGLTEEQFAEAVVYAPQTRPGRYTILERLNLDHDAALKSVGEYVRSYGG, encoded by the coding sequence ATGCCACAGCTGATGCGGTCGCTGCCGGCGCCGCTGTCGGTGGAGGTGCGCCGGGGCGCGGTGGCGGCGTTGGGAGAACTGCTGGCCGACCGGCGGATCGCCACCGAGGGACGGGTGGCCATCGCGGTGGGGCCCGGCCAGGGCGATGCGATCGCCGAGCAGGTCCGGCCGTCGCTGAAGTCCTGCGAGGTCTTCCACGTGGCGGGCGGCACCGTGGAGGCGGCGGTGGAGCTGTCGGCCAAGCTGCGCTCGGGCTGGTACGAGGCGGTGGTGGGCATCGGCGGCGGGCAGACCATCGACGCCACCAAGTACGCCGCCACGCTGACCGGCATCCCGATGGTGTCGGTCGCCACCAATTTGGCCCACGACGGCATCTGCTCGCCGGTGGCCTCGCTGCGGCACGACAAGGGCAAGGGCTCCTTCGGCGTGGCGATGCCGCTGGCCATGATCGTGGACCTGGACTACGTGCGGGCCGCGCCCGAACGCATGGTGCGCGCCGGGATCGGCGATGTGATCGCCAACTTCTCGGCGGTGGACGACTGGCTGCTGGCGGCCGAGGACTGCGGCGAGCCGGTGGACCGGCTGGCGCTCACGCTGGCCCGCACCGCCGCCGAGGCGCTGCTGTTCCAGCGGGAGTCGATCGAGTCCGACCGGTTCTTGACGGTGCTGGCCGAAGGGCTGGTGCTGTCGGGCATGGCGATGGCCTTCGCCGGCTCCTCCCGCCCGGCCAGCGGCGGCGACCATGAGATCCTGCACGCCATCGACCAGCTCTTCCCCGGCACCGCCAACCACGGGGAGCTGGCCGGGATCGGCGCGGCCTTCTGCTACTTCCTGCGCGAGCGTTTCCTGGGCGAACGCAACGGGCGGCTGGCGGAGATCATCGAGTGCCTGGACCGGCACGGCCTGCCCAAGCTGCCCGGCGACATCGGGCTGACCGAAGAGCAGTTCGCCGAGGCCGTGGTGTACGCCCCGCAGACCCGCCCCGGCCGCTACACGATCCTGGAACGGCTCAACCTGGACCACGACGCGGCGTTGAAGTCGGTAGGCGAGTATGTCCGCTCCTACGGAGGCTGA
- a CDS encoding sugar phosphate nucleotidyltransferase, giving the protein MIGMVLAAGAGRRLRPYTDTLPKALVPVDGQTTILDIALGNLAEVGLTDVVIVVGYCAEAVAARKAALEERYGVSITLVHNDKAEEWNNAYSMWLAREHFSKGVLMVNGDTVHPVSVEKTLLAARGPEIVLAVDNVKKLADEEMKVTLDADGNLARITKQMDPAQAYGEYIGATLIEPSAAEKLADALKATWEANPDLYYEDGYQELVNRGGKIAVAPIGAVEWVEVDDHNDLEKARRIAKGY; this is encoded by the coding sequence ATGATCGGGATGGTGCTCGCGGCGGGCGCGGGCCGGAGGCTGCGGCCTTACACGGACACTCTGCCCAAGGCCCTGGTACCGGTGGACGGCCAGACCACCATCCTCGACATCGCCCTGGGCAACCTGGCCGAGGTCGGGCTGACCGACGTGGTCATCGTGGTCGGCTACTGCGCCGAGGCCGTGGCCGCGCGCAAGGCGGCGCTGGAGGAGCGGTATGGCGTGTCCATCACCCTCGTCCACAACGACAAGGCCGAGGAGTGGAACAACGCCTACTCCATGTGGCTGGCCCGGGAGCACTTCTCCAAGGGCGTCCTCATGGTCAACGGCGACACCGTCCACCCGGTGAGCGTCGAGAAGACCCTGCTGGCCGCCCGGGGGCCGGAGATCGTCCTGGCCGTGGACAACGTGAAGAAGCTCGCCGACGAGGAGATGAAGGTCACCCTCGACGCCGACGGCAACCTGGCGCGCATCACCAAGCAGATGGACCCGGCCCAGGCCTACGGCGAGTACATCGGCGCCACGCTGATCGAGCCGTCGGCGGCCGAGAAGCTGGCCGACGCGCTCAAGGCCACCTGGGAGGCCAACCCCGACCTGTACTACGAGGACGGCTACCAGGAGCTGGTCAACCGGGGCGGCAAGATCGCCGTCGCCCCGATCGGCGCGGTGGAGTGGGTCGAGGTCGACGACCACAACGACCTGGAGAAGGCTCGCCGGATCGCCAAGGGGTACTGA
- a CDS encoding DUF5941 domain-containing protein — protein MTIPFTEARPAAPVAAPPGRLQAYRDDGPLCTAIGQLTLGRMVPLPGTVLAAITTAALLAVTGAEERAIPLLYAPVVALLLIGPSAAHRHNGRIDWIVPTIIRGIEYGYLAVLGFAQDVSAPLIYALLAVLAYHHYDTVYRTRQRLWPHRRVFQAGLGWEGRMLVAAFAGLYGQLAAAYAVLTGYLGLLFVVESVVAWVRASRGGGGVQVDLEEEAEAAPQDRAEESKVNADGGTA, from the coding sequence ATGACGATCCCCTTCACCGAGGCCCGGCCCGCCGCGCCCGTGGCCGCCCCTCCCGGACGCCTGCAGGCCTACCGGGACGACGGCCCCCTCTGCACGGCCATCGGGCAGCTGACGCTGGGCCGGATGGTCCCGCTGCCGGGCACCGTGCTGGCCGCGATCACCACGGCGGCGCTGCTGGCGGTCACCGGGGCCGAGGAGCGCGCCATCCCGCTGCTGTACGCACCGGTGGTGGCGCTGCTGCTGATCGGCCCCTCGGCGGCCCACCGGCATAACGGGCGGATTGACTGGATCGTCCCGACCATCATCCGTGGTATCGAGTATGGTTACCTGGCCGTCTTGGGATTCGCGCAGGACGTCTCGGCACCGCTGATCTACGCTCTGCTGGCCGTCCTCGCCTATCACCACTACGACACCGTCTACCGCACCCGTCAGCGGCTGTGGCCGCACCGCCGGGTCTTCCAGGCCGGGCTCGGCTGGGAGGGCCGGATGCTCGTGGCGGCGTTCGCGGGCCTGTACGGGCAGCTGGCGGCCGCTTACGCGGTGCTGACCGGCTACCTGGGCCTGCTGTTCGTCGTGGAGAGCGTGGTCGCCTGGGTGCGGGCGAGCCGGGGCGGCGGTGGCGTGCAGGTGGACTTGGAGGAAGAGGCGGAAGCCGCCCCCCAGGACCGGGCGGAGGAGTCCAAAGTGAACGCTGATGGAGGCACGGCATGA